One segment of Schistocerca nitens isolate TAMUIC-IGC-003100 chromosome 3, iqSchNite1.1, whole genome shotgun sequence DNA contains the following:
- the LOC126249442 gene encoding ATP synthase membrane subunit K, mitochondrial-like, protein MAGDAKVEEGQLKGLSKYFNSTTNTGRANVAKATYAGVGLVILYFMLKPKKK, encoded by the exons ATGGCAGGAGACGCCAAAGTAGAAGAGGGCCAATTAAAAGGTCTGTCGAAGTATTTCAATTCAACTACGAATACCGGGAGGGCAAAT GTAGCAAAGGCTACATATGCTGGTGTTGGTCTTGTTATATTATATTTCATGTTGAAACCAAAGAAGAAGTGA